A genomic window from Scophthalmus maximus strain ysfricsl-2021 chromosome 17, ASM2237912v1, whole genome shotgun sequence includes:
- the LOC118289465 gene encoding glycerophosphodiester phosphodiesterase 1 isoform X2 — translation MSSAHHPERRLSSSGPVATRTSRPSIPPCTMLQIGDELMYFSAALVLLVLGTRSATGASLLTAFLYIFMVMFRFPPVPAEQAGRVLRPRAPAGGAPVVAHRGGSHDAPENTLAAIREASRNGATGVELDLSFTADGVPVLMHDETVDRTTNGSGPIGKLQIVQLRRLDAAAHHRLKEKFRGEKVPTLREAVEECMRHQLTIFFDVKGQPDKAASVLHEMYKKFPVLYNSSIVSSFEPKVIYKMRQTDPNVVTALTHRPWRLSRFGDGTPRTLSTWAQLWTGFLDVLLDWAHHHLLWKLCGVSAILVQKDFVSLDYVRYWAERGVEVVGWTVNTAAEKSYYQNLLKIGYITDSLLEDCDPHYY, via the exons ATGTCCTCTGCCCATCACCCTGAACGACGACTCTCATCCTCCGGTCCGGTCGCCACACGAACCTcccgtccctccatccctccctgcaCCATGTTGCAGATCGGAGACGAGCTGATGTATTTCTCTGCGGCGTTGGTGCTGCTGGTGTTGGGCACGAGGAGCGCCACGGGGGCCTCTCTCCTCACCGCGTTCCTCTACATCTTCATGGTGATGTTCCGCTTCCCCCCGGTGCCCGCGGAGCAGGCCGGCCGCGTCCTCCGGCCCAGGGCTCCTGCGGGCGGCGCCCCGGTGGTGGCGCACCGCGGCGGGAGTCACGACGCCCCGGAGAACACCTTGGCAGCGATCCGCGAG GCCAGCAGGAACGGTGCGACCGGAGTGGAGCTGGACCTGAGTTTCACGGCCGACGGCGTGCCGGTACTCATGCACGACGAGACGGTTGACCGCACCACCAACGGTTCTGGACCCATTGGCAAACTGCAAATTGTCCAACTGAGGAGATTAGATGCCGCTGCTCATCACAGGCTGAA AGAGAAGTTCCGTGGAGAGAAGGTCCCGACTCTGCGGGAGGCCGTGGAGGAATGCATGAGACACCAGCTGACCATCTTCTTCgatgtcaaaggtcaacctGATAAG GCTGCATCAGTGCTTCATGAGATGTACAAGAAGTTCCCTGTCCTCTACAATTCTAGCATCGTTTCCTCCTTTGAACCCAAAGTCATCTACAAG ATGCGTCAGACCGACCCCAACGTTGTCACGGCCCTGACCCACCGGCCCTGGAGACTGAGCCGCTTCGGCGATGGCACCCCTCGGACCCTGTCGACGTGGGCTCAGCTCTGGACAGGGTTTCTCGACGTCTTGCTGGACTGGGCTCACCACCACCTGCTGTGGAAACTTTGTGGAGTCTCTGCCATCCTCGTGCAGAAAGACTTTGTCTCACT GGACTATGTCCGGTACTGGGCGGAGCGAGGTGTGGAGGTGGTCGGTTGGACTGTTAACACCGCCGCGGAGAAAAGCTACTACCAGAACCTGCTGAAGATCGGCTACATCACTGACAGTCTGCTGGAAGACTGTGATCCCCATtattactga
- the LOC118289465 gene encoding glycerophosphodiester phosphodiesterase 1 isoform X1 has product MSSAHHPERRLSSSGPVATRTSRPSIPPCTMLQIGDELMYFSAALVLLVLGTRSATGASLLTAFLYIFMVMFRFPPVPAEQAGRVLRPRAPAGGAPVVAHRGGSHDAPENTLAAIREITDLQMTRLPSCTFLLPVHIFLKASRNGATGVELDLSFTADGVPVLMHDETVDRTTNGSGPIGKLQIVQLRRLDAAAHHRLKEKFRGEKVPTLREAVEECMRHQLTIFFDVKGQPDKAASVLHEMYKKFPVLYNSSIVSSFEPKVIYKMRQTDPNVVTALTHRPWRLSRFGDGTPRTLSTWAQLWTGFLDVLLDWAHHHLLWKLCGVSAILVQKDFVSLDYVRYWAERGVEVVGWTVNTAAEKSYYQNLLKIGYITDSLLEDCDPHYY; this is encoded by the exons ATGTCCTCTGCCCATCACCCTGAACGACGACTCTCATCCTCCGGTCCGGTCGCCACACGAACCTcccgtccctccatccctccctgcaCCATGTTGCAGATCGGAGACGAGCTGATGTATTTCTCTGCGGCGTTGGTGCTGCTGGTGTTGGGCACGAGGAGCGCCACGGGGGCCTCTCTCCTCACCGCGTTCCTCTACATCTTCATGGTGATGTTCCGCTTCCCCCCGGTGCCCGCGGAGCAGGCCGGCCGCGTCCTCCGGCCCAGGGCTCCTGCGGGCGGCGCCCCGGTGGTGGCGCACCGCGGCGGGAGTCACGACGCCCCGGAGAACACCTTGGCAGCGATCCGCGAG ATTACAGACTTGCAGATGACACGATTGCCATCCTGTACATTTCTCTTGCCGGTGCACATCTTTCTGAAG GCCAGCAGGAACGGTGCGACCGGAGTGGAGCTGGACCTGAGTTTCACGGCCGACGGCGTGCCGGTACTCATGCACGACGAGACGGTTGACCGCACCACCAACGGTTCTGGACCCATTGGCAAACTGCAAATTGTCCAACTGAGGAGATTAGATGCCGCTGCTCATCACAGGCTGAA AGAGAAGTTCCGTGGAGAGAAGGTCCCGACTCTGCGGGAGGCCGTGGAGGAATGCATGAGACACCAGCTGACCATCTTCTTCgatgtcaaaggtcaacctGATAAG GCTGCATCAGTGCTTCATGAGATGTACAAGAAGTTCCCTGTCCTCTACAATTCTAGCATCGTTTCCTCCTTTGAACCCAAAGTCATCTACAAG ATGCGTCAGACCGACCCCAACGTTGTCACGGCCCTGACCCACCGGCCCTGGAGACTGAGCCGCTTCGGCGATGGCACCCCTCGGACCCTGTCGACGTGGGCTCAGCTCTGGACAGGGTTTCTCGACGTCTTGCTGGACTGGGCTCACCACCACCTGCTGTGGAAACTTTGTGGAGTCTCTGCCATCCTCGTGCAGAAAGACTTTGTCTCACT GGACTATGTCCGGTACTGGGCGGAGCGAGGTGTGGAGGTGGTCGGTTGGACTGTTAACACCGCCGCGGAGAAAAGCTACTACCAGAACCTGCTGAAGATCGGCTACATCACTGACAGTCTGCTGGAAGACTGTGATCCCCATtattactga